The DNA sequence TGATGACCTTGCTGCCGCCGTTTTCAGAGGCTGTGCCCCAGATGGCCCAGAGCACATCACGCCACAGGTAGGCCAGCGCCCTTTTGTTGCTGCCGGATTCTTCCGACAGGTAATATTCCAGATGCCCCTTGATCTCCAGTAGCGCATCCAGGCTCTCCTCATTGGCGATCAGGGTGCGGAACTCCTTTGCGGGCTTCAGATTCTGCATGGACTGGACACCGTGGACCAGCACCGGCAGGGACTGAGCAGTAAACCCGTACTTCTTAAAAAAGGTGTGAATAAACTTTTCTTGCAAAGAGGAGTGCTCGTCATCACAGCGATCCAGGTAATCGCACACCAGCCGCCACCACTTCGGCCCTTCCAGTCCCAGGGCAAACACGGCAAAGGTGCCAGGCATGGCGCAGGACTCATCAGAGAGGTTGTTGTACCACTCGTCCTCCTGCATGGCCAGCCGAGCATAATTCTCCATCCGGACATGGAGACGGGGATACCGCACCGCACAGGCAAAAAGCTGATGGACACCCTTCTTGGGCAGGCCGGGGATGGGCAGGTAGATCTTCTCTGGTCCGCGAAACTCGATGGAGTAGCTGCGGGGGAACTCCGGCTGCTCCAAAATCTCAATCAGATAGCTGAGAGCCTCCTCACAGGCCCCCTCGCCGCAGTCCTTGGCGGTAATGCGGATGGTGGCGAAAGCGTCGTTAGCCGAGGCGGTCAGGTGCTTTGTTTTCCGCTTTTGGATATTAGGCGGCAATTTGCCGCTACCATTGGTTTTCAGTTCCTTTACCATGTCAGGACGAATCTGGGAAACCAGGCCAAGGATGTGTTCAGTGGTGAGGGATTCAAAACTCTGCCCATACACCGTATGGCAGATCGCCACATAGCAGGCAAAGCGCAGCAGACCTTCATCCACATCCTCCGGATGCAATTCTGGCAGTACTGTACAGGGCGGGAAGACGGTAAAGCCATCATCCCGCTCTCCCACAAGGAAGAACCGCTCCTGCACCTGCTTTTCTATGTACTTCTCCAATGTATAGCGGATCTCTTCCCAGCCAACCAGCCGCCGCATGGCATCGCATAGGGAAACAGCAACATCGCAGGGAAATTCCTTCAACGGCAGACCGGTCAGATACCGCTCCAGCAGTTGATCGGGAAGAAACGGTGTCCCGTTGTGATTTCGCACTACGGTCGGGTAGGCGGAGTGATTTTCACGGGCGGTGCCATTCAGCACATCCTGAATGCAGAGATCCGCCTCTGCCAGCACCTCCGGGGAGGTGTCCGGCTTGTGGATCAGATAGTAGCGGTCATGTACGCCGTCACGCTTTGGTAAGCTCATGGCAAGGTCTCCTCTCAGGTCTGCTGGTGCTGCATGGATACGATCTGGCAGTCCGAGCAGAACTCCACATAGAGCGTGCCCTCCGCACAATCAAACACCGTATCCCACTGGATCTGAGCCAGATACTTCATGGGTTTGCCGCAGTGGGGGCAGGTGGTATATTCCGCGTCCTGCACCCAGTTGGCAAAGCCGCCGATGGTGTTCACATCCTGGCAGGCCGCGCCGTAAAACAGGGGCACAGGCGCTTCGCCCAGCACAAAGGGATTTTCCGTGAGGGCCTTGTAGTCCTCGGAACTGACATAGCAATCCGTCTTCTCCGCCCCGTCAAAGAGTTCGGAGGGGAAGACCTCCACGCCGCCATCCAGGGTGAACCGGTTGAAGGCGGGGCCTTTGAGAAATCCCACACAGCTGGGGCAGCAGGTGGCGGTCAAGATGCCGTCCAGTCCCAGGAACCGGAGCCGCTCATCCCGGCCGTCCAATACCAGCATGTCCACCATGCGCCCGCCACAGTGGGGGCATGTGTCCT is a window from the Lachnospiraceae bacterium GAM79 genome containing:
- a CDS encoding DUF6138 family protein produces the protein MSLPKRDGVHDRYYLIHKPDTSPEVLAEADLCIQDVLNGTARENHSAYPTVVRNHNGTPFLPDQLLERYLTGLPLKEFPCDVAVSLCDAMRRLVGWEEIRYTLEKYIEKQVQERFFLVGERDDGFTVFPPCTVLPELHPEDVDEGLLRFACYVAICHTVYGQSFESLTTEHILGLVSQIRPDMVKELKTNGSGKLPPNIQKRKTKHLTASANDAFATIRITAKDCGEGACEEALSYLIEILEQPEFPRSYSIEFRGPEKIYLPIPGLPKKGVHQLFACAVRYPRLHVRMENYARLAMQEDEWYNNLSDESCAMPGTFAVFALGLEGPKWWRLVCDYLDRCDDEHSSLQEKFIHTFFKKYGFTAQSLPVLVHGVQSMQNLKPAKEFRTLIANEESLDALLEIKGHLEYYLSEESGSNKRALAYLWRDVLWAIWGTASENGGSKVIKTAPKELKEKYQQVFA